A window of Phyllobacterium sp. T1293 contains these coding sequences:
- a CDS encoding D-alanine--D-alanine ligase, producing MAKKHVAMLMGGFSSERPVSLSSGNACAAALEAEGYQITRVDVGRDVASVLAELRPDVAFNALHGPFGEDGTIQGILEYLEIPYTHSGVLASALAMDKEQAKTVAKAAGVPVAEAKVMNRFDFTTKHPMKPPYVVKPVNEGSSFGVVIVKEEQSHPPQVITSPEWKYGNTVMVERYIHGRELTCAVMGDVAIGVCEIIPVGHQFYDYDSKYVAGGSNHVCPAKISLKIYQKIQTLALKAHQAIGCKGISRSDFRYDDRFSEDGELIWLEVNTQPGMTPTSLVPDIAKAAGHTFGELLSWMVEDASCLR from the coding sequence ATGGCGAAAAAGCATGTTGCGATGCTGATGGGTGGGTTTTCATCGGAACGTCCGGTGAGTCTCTCCTCGGGCAATGCCTGCGCTGCTGCTCTGGAAGCTGAGGGCTATCAAATCACCCGCGTTGATGTCGGGCGGGATGTCGCCAGCGTGCTCGCCGAATTGCGCCCCGATGTGGCGTTCAATGCCTTGCATGGTCCTTTTGGCGAAGACGGCACAATTCAGGGCATCCTCGAATATCTGGAAATTCCCTACACGCACTCCGGCGTGCTTGCCTCGGCTCTGGCCATGGACAAGGAGCAGGCCAAGACTGTGGCCAAGGCTGCTGGTGTTCCCGTGGCTGAAGCCAAGGTGATGAACCGTTTCGATTTCACGACCAAACATCCGATGAAGCCGCCTTACGTGGTCAAGCCTGTCAATGAAGGTTCGAGCTTCGGTGTTGTCATCGTCAAGGAAGAGCAGTCGCATCCGCCGCAGGTGATCACCTCGCCTGAATGGAAATATGGCAACACAGTTATGGTCGAGCGTTACATTCACGGACGCGAATTGACCTGCGCCGTGATGGGCGATGTGGCAATCGGAGTGTGCGAAATCATTCCTGTGGGCCATCAGTTCTACGATTATGATTCAAAATATGTTGCAGGCGGATCAAATCATGTGTGTCCGGCAAAAATTTCACTAAAAATTTACCAAAAAATACAAACACTAGCACTCAAGGCGCATCAGGCAATTGGATGTAAAGGGATTAGCCGGTCGGACTTCCGTTACGACGACCGTTTTTCCGAAGATGGCGAACTGATTTGGCTGGAGGTAAACACTCAGCCGGGCATGACTCCAACATCTCTTGTACCTGATATCGCCAAAGCTGCGGGGCATACCTTCGGTGAATTGTTGAGTTGGATGGTGGAGGACGCATCGTGTTTGCGTTGA
- a CDS encoding cell division protein FtsQ/DivIB, translated as MFALKGKNIHPRGVAPVSSDRTAAFGRFRFVLPKFLRKPVRVFTRMVEGEVHIPNHTGTLGAVVFLALTGAYGAILGGHAPEVVKVTTSTFGFAIEDVKVVGNKETSEIDVLGALGLDGETSLVGLSAADAQKAVATLPWVESVDVFKVYPNTIQISIHERSALAIWQNGDDLSVIDADGRVIVPYTAGRNAGLPLIMGAGADKQAKMLFAQIAAFPQVVSEVKAYARVADRRWDLILKNGVTVMLPEFRIDQALADIVNMDRKDGLLSRAISSVDLRLADRVVVKLTPDAMVQRVEFLKARDKAPKRSEKRI; from the coding sequence GTGTTTGCGTTGAAGGGCAAAAATATACACCCACGGGGTGTGGCGCCGGTGTCTTCGGACAGGACGGCTGCTTTTGGCCGTTTCCGCTTTGTCCTGCCGAAATTCCTGCGCAAACCTGTGCGCGTCTTTACCCGTATGGTCGAGGGTGAAGTTCATATTCCCAATCACACCGGCACGCTTGGTGCCGTGGTATTTCTGGCTCTGACCGGTGCTTACGGCGCCATTCTCGGCGGTCATGCGCCCGAGGTGGTCAAGGTGACGACTTCGACCTTCGGTTTTGCCATTGAAGATGTGAAGGTTGTCGGCAACAAGGAAACCTCGGAGATCGACGTGCTTGGTGCGCTTGGTCTTGATGGCGAGACTTCACTGGTTGGCCTGAGTGCAGCCGATGCGCAAAAAGCCGTTGCGACCTTGCCTTGGGTTGAATCGGTCGATGTGTTCAAGGTCTATCCAAACACCATCCAGATTTCGATTCATGAGCGCTCTGCGCTGGCCATCTGGCAGAACGGCGATGATCTGTCGGTCATTGACGCCGATGGTCGTGTGATCGTGCCCTATACGGCTGGCCGCAATGCCGGATTGCCGCTGATTATGGGTGCCGGTGCCGACAAGCAGGCGAAAATGCTGTTCGCCCAGATTGCCGCGTTTCCGCAGGTTGTTTCCGAGGTCAAGGCCTATGCCCGCGTTGCCGACCGGCGCTGGGACCTGATCCTGAAGAACGGCGTGACCGTGATGTTGCCGGAATTCCGTATTGATCAGGCGCTTGCGGACATCGTGAATATGGACCGCAAAGACGGGCTTTTGTCCCGCGCGATCTCGTCGGTGGATCTGCGGCTTGCGGACCGGGTTGTTGTGAAGCTGACGCCAGATGCGATGGTTCAGCGCGTAGAGTTTTTGAAGGCGCGAGACAAAGCGCCTAAGCGTTCGGAGAAGCGTATATGA
- the ftsA gene encoding cell division protein FtsA, with amino-acid sequence MSILNGKSASSGTASAKRTRSLTVLDIGSSKVCCIIARLRPREESSHLPGRTHRIEVLGIGHQKSRGIKSGVIVNLDAAEQAIRLAVDAAERMAGLTVDSMIVNISAGRLKSESFSASINLGGHEVDQSDIRRVLAAGAKQALATERHLVHSLPIGYALDGEKGIRDPLGMIGDTLGVEMHVLTADAAPLRNLELCVNRCHLSVEAMIATPYASGLSALVDDEAEMGAACIDMGGGTTTISVFSEGKFIHADAIAIGGNHVTMDVARGLSAHMDDAERLKVMHGSALPSAADDRDLISVSPLGNDGRDVPNQYPRAVLTRIIRARVEETLELARDRLNQSGYGQIVGKRVVLTGGASQLAGLPEVARRILARNVRIGRPLGVTGLPEAAKGPAFSAAVGLLIYPQVAGIEERSVKAGSSSLMTGTGGRFQRIGQWLKESF; translated from the coding sequence ATGAGTATTCTGAACGGAAAGAGCGCGTCATCTGGAACTGCTTCCGCAAAACGGACGCGGTCTTTGACAGTTCTTGATATTGGTTCAAGCAAGGTGTGCTGCATCATCGCCCGGCTGCGTCCGCGCGAGGAAAGTTCGCATCTGCCTGGCCGTACCCATCGCATCGAAGTGCTGGGTATCGGCCATCAGAAATCACGCGGTATCAAATCCGGCGTCATCGTCAATCTCGACGCAGCCGAACAGGCTATTCGTCTGGCTGTCGATGCGGCTGAACGCATGGCTGGCCTGACCGTCGATTCGATGATCGTCAATATTTCTGCCGGTCGCCTGAAGAGCGAAAGCTTTTCCGCCAGCATCAATCTGGGCGGTCATGAAGTTGATCAGTCCGACATTCGCCGCGTGCTTGCTGCGGGTGCCAAGCAGGCACTGGCAACGGAGCGTCACCTCGTTCACTCGCTGCCCATCGGTTATGCGCTCGATGGCGAGAAGGGTATTCGCGATCCGCTTGGCATGATCGGCGATACGCTCGGCGTTGAGATGCATGTGCTGACCGCCGATGCGGCGCCATTGCGCAATCTCGAATTGTGCGTCAATCGCTGCCACCTCTCGGTTGAAGCGATGATTGCAACGCCCTATGCCAGCGGTCTTTCCGCGCTTGTCGATGACGAAGCGGAAATGGGTGCTGCCTGCATCGATATGGGCGGCGGCACGACAACGATTTCGGTTTTCTCCGAAGGCAAGTTCATTCATGCCGATGCTATTGCGATTGGCGGCAACCACGTGACCATGGATGTGGCGCGCGGTCTTTCCGCCCATATGGACGATGCGGAACGTTTGAAGGTCATGCACGGTTCGGCCTTGCCAAGTGCTGCCGATGACCGCGACCTGATCAGCGTTTCGCCGCTCGGCAATGATGGCCGGGACGTTCCCAATCAATATCCACGCGCTGTACTCACCCGCATCATCCGGGCTCGTGTGGAAGAAACACTGGAATTGGCACGTGATCGCCTGAACCAGTCCGGCTACGGCCAGATTGTCGGCAAGCGTGTTGTCCTGACAGGTGGAGCCAGCCAATTGGCCGGCTTGCCTGAAGTGGCGCGCCGTATTCTGGCCCGCAACGTACGTATTGGCCGTCCTCTGGGTGTTACGGGGCTTCCCGAAGCAGCCAAGGGGCCAGCTTTCTCCGCAGCGGTTGGTCTGTTGATCTATCCGCAGGTGGCAGGAATTGAAGAGCGTTCTGTAAAGGCCGGTTCATCATCGCTGATGACAGGTACGGGTGGGCGTTTTCAGCGTATCGGCCAGTGGCTGAAAGAGAGTTTTTGA
- the ftsZ gene encoding cell division protein FtsZ, producing the protein MSINLQKPDITELKPRITVFGVGGGGGNAVNNMINAGLRGVEFVVANTDAQALAQSKAERLIQLGAAVTEGLGAGSQPEVGRAAAEECIDEINDHLQGTHMCFVTAGMGGGTGTGAAPVVARAAREKGILTVGVVTKPFHFEGQRRMRTADMGIEDLQKNVDTLIVIPNQNLFRIANDKTTFADAFAMADQVLYSGVACITDLMVKEGLINLDFADVRSVMREMGKAMMGTGEASGDGRAMAAAEAAIANPLLDETSMRGAKGLLISITGGRDMTLFEVDEAATRIREEVDQDANIILGATFDESLEGIIRVSVVATGIDKQVGDSAPAPIEFRQPMKPIAKPVQQPAARVETVAPRPVVQQPAARIADPVADAMRAAEMEMPQRAPQPAEQEFRPQSRIFQAPAPEVFDAPVAAAPQQPVHQPAPQPQAPVQAAPAPQPAPAPRMPNVADFPPVVQAELNARDHGRDQASYDSHEDRGPMGLLKRLTAGLTRREDDTARLEPAQPREPAMRPAEPRRPLSQDASIYAPRRGQLDEQGRVQPQSRQSSEDDQLEIPAFLRRQAN; encoded by the coding sequence ATGAGCATCAATCTGCAAAAGCCGGACATTACCGAGCTTAAGCCCCGGATCACCGTATTTGGTGTTGGTGGTGGCGGTGGCAACGCGGTCAATAACATGATCAATGCCGGTTTGCGCGGTGTTGAGTTTGTTGTGGCCAATACGGACGCCCAGGCACTGGCGCAGTCAAAGGCTGAACGTCTTATTCAGCTTGGGGCGGCTGTTACAGAAGGTCTTGGCGCTGGTTCGCAGCCGGAAGTTGGCCGCGCAGCCGCTGAAGAATGCATCGATGAAATCAACGATCACCTGCAGGGCACGCATATGTGCTTCGTAACGGCAGGCATGGGCGGCGGTACCGGTACCGGTGCAGCCCCTGTTGTTGCCCGCGCCGCACGTGAAAAAGGCATCCTGACCGTTGGTGTTGTCACCAAGCCTTTCCATTTCGAAGGTCAGCGCCGCATGCGCACCGCCGATATGGGCATTGAGGACCTGCAGAAGAATGTCGATACACTGATCGTCATTCCAAACCAGAACCTTTTCCGCATCGCCAATGACAAGACGACGTTTGCCGATGCCTTCGCCATGGCCGATCAGGTTCTCTACTCCGGTGTTGCCTGCATCACCGATCTGATGGTCAAGGAAGGCCTGATCAATCTCGACTTCGCCGACGTTCGTTCGGTGATGCGCGAGATGGGCAAGGCGATGATGGGCACAGGTGAAGCTTCCGGTGATGGCCGTGCAATGGCCGCTGCTGAAGCTGCAATTGCCAACCCGCTTTTGGATGAAACTTCCATGCGCGGTGCCAAGGGTCTGCTGATCTCGATCACCGGCGGGCGTGACATGACGCTGTTTGAAGTGGACGAGGCTGCAACACGTATTCGCGAAGAAGTCGATCAGGACGCAAACATCATCCTCGGCGCAACCTTCGATGAAAGCCTTGAAGGCATCATCCGCGTTTCGGTCGTGGCAACAGGTATCGACAAGCAGGTAGGAGATTCGGCCCCTGCGCCGATCGAATTTCGTCAGCCGATGAAGCCGATTGCCAAGCCGGTCCAGCAGCCAGCTGCCCGGGTTGAAACCGTTGCACCACGTCCTGTTGTGCAGCAGCCAGCCGCCCGTATCGCAGATCCGGTCGCCGACGCAATGCGCGCCGCCGAAATGGAAATGCCACAGCGCGCACCGCAGCCTGCCGAACAGGAATTCCGCCCGCAGAGCCGTATTTTCCAGGCTCCTGCTCCTGAAGTCTTTGATGCGCCTGTTGCCGCTGCACCGCAGCAGCCGGTTCATCAGCCAGCACCGCAGCCACAGGCTCCTGTGCAGGCCGCACCGGCTCCGCAGCCAGCACCGGCACCACGCATGCCTAACGTTGCTGATTTCCCGCCGGTTGTTCAGGCAGAACTCAATGCCCGCGATCATGGCCGTGATCAGGCATCCTATGACAGCCACGAAGACCGTGGCCCGATGGGTCTCCTGAAGCGCCTGACCGCCGGTCTGACCCGCCGTGAAGATGACACAGCACGGCTTGAGCCAGCGCAGCCACGCGAACCGGCCATGCGCCCGGCAGAACCACGCCGCCCGCTGTCGCAGGATGCATCGATCTACGCACCGCGCCGCGGACAGCTTGACGAACAGGGCCGCGTTCAGCCGCAGTCCCGTCAGTCGTCGGAAGATGATCAGCTTGAAATCCCGGCATTCCTGCGCCGTCAGGCTAACTGA
- the lpxC gene encoding UDP-3-O-acyl-N-acetylglucosamine deacetylase has product MIWANQRSQLRDYQTTIAEQVSLSGIGVHSGTPVSMTFLPSDPDTGIVFHRLDSAGISHEIKALISEVGTTDLSTTLTNRAGVSVSTVEHVMAAISGAGIDNLIIRIDGPEVPIVDGTSAAFLAAFDQAGLVAQMAKRRYIRVLKPSRIEAGASWAEFRPYDGTRYEVEIDFETPVIGRQTFTGDMSEAVFRDEISRARTFGFMRDVEKLWAAGLALASSLDNSLVIGDDHNIINPGGLRFKDEFVRHKTLDAVGDLALAGSPFIGCFRSYRGGHRLNAMALRALLSDPSGFEIVEMPDQAGQGASLGAVNAAVFAPRVI; this is encoded by the coding sequence ATGATATGGGCAAATCAGAGGTCTCAGTTGCGCGACTATCAAACGACCATCGCAGAACAGGTCTCGCTCTCAGGGATTGGTGTACACAGTGGCACGCCCGTCAGCATGACCTTTCTGCCGTCGGACCCTGACACCGGCATTGTCTTTCACCGGCTCGATTCGGCGGGCATCAGCCATGAGATCAAAGCCTTGATTTCGGAAGTCGGCACCACGGATCTGAGCACCACCCTTACCAATCGTGCTGGCGTCAGTGTCAGCACCGTTGAACATGTCATGGCCGCCATATCGGGGGCAGGGATCGACAATCTGATTATCAGGATTGACGGACCGGAGGTGCCCATCGTCGATGGAACATCGGCGGCTTTCCTTGCAGCCTTTGATCAGGCCGGGCTTGTGGCCCAAATGGCCAAGCGCCGTTATATCCGCGTGCTCAAGCCATCGCGCATCGAGGCTGGAGCGTCATGGGCGGAGTTTCGCCCCTATGATGGTACGCGCTACGAGGTGGAAATCGATTTCGAAACCCCCGTTATCGGCAGGCAGACCTTCACCGGCGATATGAGCGAAGCGGTTTTCCGCGACGAGATTTCCCGCGCCCGCACTTTCGGGTTCATGCGCGATGTGGAAAAGCTCTGGGCGGCTGGGCTGGCGCTGGCGTCATCGCTCGACAATTCGCTCGTTATCGGTGACGACCACAATATCATCAATCCCGGTGGCCTGCGGTTCAAGGATGAATTCGTGCGCCACAAGACGCTGGATGCGGTTGGTGATCTTGCGCTGGCCGGTAGCCCGTTTATCGGCTGCTTCCGGTCCTATCGTGGCGGGCACCGTTTGAACGCCATGGCGCTGCGCGCGCTATTATCTGATCCATCAGGGTTTGAGATTGTCGAGATGCCTGATCAAGCAGGTCAAGGTGCATCATTGGGCGCGGTCAATGCAGCAGTGTTTGCGCCCCGGGTGATTTAG
- a CDS encoding LysR substrate-binding domain-containing protein — protein MRQTTFDLDVLRTFATGVDLGNFAKAADRLGRSTSAVSAQLKKLEQQAGTPIFQKSGRGLALTDAGETMLAYARRLLDLNDEAASAIHGIELEGWVRLGLQEDFGETLLPNILGQFARAHPKVRIEARVARNAELVDRVTSGRLDLALAWNIGAPLPYGQRIMDVPMCWVGSVNPNMVWQKSDGDPLPLAALEAPCLLRTAAINALDRAGIAWRLAFISPSLGGLWAATAAGLGLTIRTPIGLPKSVQLIAPEENGLPVLPKIGLDLLRADSEPAAVTARLASIILQALQEFVPVRAEAA, from the coding sequence ATGCGTCAAACCACATTTGATCTCGATGTGCTGCGAACCTTCGCCACGGGGGTTGATCTCGGCAATTTTGCCAAGGCGGCGGACAGGCTTGGTCGTTCCACCTCGGCTGTCAGCGCGCAACTGAAAAAGCTGGAACAGCAGGCAGGTACGCCCATCTTCCAGAAATCCGGGCGCGGACTGGCGCTCACCGATGCGGGCGAGACCATGCTTGCCTATGCCAGACGGTTGCTTGACCTGAACGACGAGGCGGCAAGCGCTATCCATGGCATTGAACTGGAAGGCTGGGTGCGGCTCGGTCTGCAGGAGGATTTCGGCGAAACCCTGTTGCCCAATATTCTCGGACAATTTGCCCGGGCACACCCGAAAGTGCGCATCGAGGCGCGCGTTGCCCGCAATGCCGAGCTGGTTGATCGCGTCACCTCGGGCCGGCTTGATCTCGCATTGGCGTGGAATATCGGCGCACCACTCCCCTACGGTCAACGCATCATGGATGTACCCATGTGCTGGGTGGGCTCGGTCAATCCCAATATGGTCTGGCAAAAATCCGATGGCGACCCCCTGCCGCTGGCCGCGCTGGAAGCGCCCTGCCTTTTGCGCACGGCGGCCATCAACGCGCTTGACCGCGCCGGTATTGCCTGGCGGCTGGCGTTCATCAGCCCGAGCCTTGGCGGCTTATGGGCAGCAACGGCAGCGGGGTTGGGCCTGACCATCCGCACCCCCATTGGCTTGCCCAAATCTGTCCAGCTGATTGCACCGGAGGAAAACGGGCTGCCCGTTCTGCCAAAAATTGGACTGGACCTGCTACGAGCCGACTCGGAACCCGCGGCCGTTACTGCGCGATTGGCCTCGATCATTTTGCAAGCCTTGCAGGAGTTTGTGCCTGTCCGGGCCGAGGCTGCTTAG
- a CDS encoding tautomerase family protein: MPFARISLREGKSDDYLKAVSDSLYQAMIETFNVPVNDLFQVIHQHRPNEFIFDRNYLGGPRSDDFIIFAIAIGKPRDTATKKAFYERLVERLAAAPGVRPEDVMIIISTSSRDEWSFANGGMQMFEVA; this comes from the coding sequence ATGCCATTCGCCCGTATTTCCCTGCGTGAGGGTAAGTCTGATGACTATCTGAAGGCCGTGTCTGACAGCCTGTATCAGGCCATGATCGAGACGTTCAATGTCCCTGTTAATGATCTATTCCAGGTTATCCATCAGCACCGCCCGAACGAGTTCATTTTTGACCGCAACTATCTTGGTGGTCCGCGTTCCGATGATTTCATCATTTTCGCCATCGCAATCGGCAAGCCGCGCGATACGGCAACGAAAAAGGCATTCTATGAGAGGCTGGTTGAGCGGCTTGCGGCTGCCCCCGGCGTGCGGCCCGAAGACGTCATGATCATCATCAGCACATCCAGTCGGGATGAGTGGTCCTTTGCCAATGGCGGTATGCAGATGTTCGAGGTTGCCTGA
- a CDS encoding cupin domain-containing protein, which translates to MNDHVPTKPKTCPGQMTVRRAGTAIARSPDGISSAPFWAEMLLESEQEGENTVMRATVDPDVITHWHTHPRGQFLYVLSGVGLAQRDGGPVEELRAGDCVWFAPNERHWHGASDRSAFSYISIQAVHEGKSVYWLEPVDRKGIEP; encoded by the coding sequence ATGAATGACCATGTACCAACCAAACCAAAGACCTGCCCCGGCCAAATGACGGTGCGCCGGGCAGGAACTGCAATTGCCCGTTCTCCTGATGGTATTTCCTCCGCGCCGTTCTGGGCGGAAATGCTGCTCGAAAGCGAACAGGAGGGGGAGAACACCGTCATGCGTGCAACGGTTGATCCAGATGTCATCACGCATTGGCATACGCATCCACGCGGGCAATTTCTCTATGTGCTGTCGGGTGTTGGTCTCGCCCAGCGTGACGGTGGCCCGGTTGAGGAACTGCGGGCAGGGGATTGCGTCTGGTTTGCCCCCAATGAACGCCATTGGCATGGTGCCAGCGATAGGAGCGCGTTCTCCTATATCAGCATTCAGGCTGTGCATGAGGGCAAGTCCGTATACTGGCTTGAACCTGTTGACCGGAAAGGCATCGAACCATGA
- a CDS encoding DUF4865 family protein, with protein MIAMQYSFTLPSDYDMAIIDRRIAEKGHLLDNFPHLRFKAYLSARRTDETRSRDNLYAPFYLWDDVQGLNNFLGGDGFVAVSQSFGRPQVKSWFVWQARIAPDVAQAVFATREILPVDMSISVGDRRRLESEKAIEDIEQSGVVASVTGFEPTTWTVVRFRLWSAEGPGPVNAATQIYKVGHLSLPK; from the coding sequence ATGATTGCCATGCAGTATAGTTTCACCCTGCCATCTGATTACGATATGGCGATCATTGACCGCCGTATTGCGGAGAAGGGGCATTTGCTCGACAATTTCCCGCATCTTCGCTTCAAGGCCTATCTGTCGGCGCGCCGTACCGATGAAACCCGTAGCCGTGACAATCTCTATGCACCATTTTATCTCTGGGATGACGTGCAGGGACTGAACAATTTTCTCGGCGGGGATGGGTTTGTCGCCGTGTCACAATCGTTTGGTCGACCACAGGTGAAATCCTGGTTTGTCTGGCAGGCGCGCATAGCACCCGATGTTGCACAGGCGGTATTTGCTACCCGTGAGATTCTGCCTGTTGATATGAGCATATCCGTTGGCGACAGGCGGCGTCTGGAGAGTGAAAAGGCGATTGAAGACATCGAACAATCGGGCGTTGTCGCCTCCGTCACCGGCTTTGAACCCACCACATGGACGGTTGTGCGATTCCGCCTGTGGAGCGCCGAAGGGCCGGGTCCGGTCAATGCCGCCACCCAGATTTACAAGGTCGGCCATCTTTCGCTGCCAAAATAA
- a CDS encoding outer membrane protein assembly factor BamD has product MSAGFGSKARLALLLASVAGITAISGCASKDDDLDLSAYVDTIEPADVLYNQALANLNAGRLDEAAKKFDAVDRQHPYSEFARKALVMGAFANYRAGKYDDALAMTKRYIALYPTQPEAAYAYYITGLCYYRQIPDVTREQSMTRRSIGAFNEVVERFPQSEYVEDSKAKIRFARDQLAGKEMQVGRYYLERKDYLASIKRFRGVVEQYSNTRHIEEALARLTEAYYALGLTSEAQTAAAVLGQNYPDSQWYKDSYKLLQSGGLEPRQNAGSWLSQAAQSIVGGKKDGA; this is encoded by the coding sequence ATGAGTGCAGGGTTTGGCAGCAAGGCCCGTTTGGCCCTTCTTCTGGCGTCCGTTGCTGGTATTACCGCTATTTCAGGTTGTGCTTCGAAAGATGATGACCTCGATCTGTCTGCTTATGTCGACACAATCGAGCCCGCCGATGTGCTTTACAATCAGGCCCTTGCCAATCTGAACGCCGGGCGTCTTGACGAGGCTGCCAAGAAGTTTGATGCGGTTGACCGCCAGCATCCCTATTCTGAATTTGCCCGCAAGGCGCTCGTGATGGGCGCTTTTGCGAATTATCGCGCCGGCAAATATGATGATGCGCTTGCCATGACGAAGCGTTACATCGCACTTTATCCGACGCAGCCGGAAGCTGCCTATGCCTATTACATCACCGGCCTTTGCTACTACCGGCAGATTCCAGATGTGACGCGCGAACAGAGCATGACACGCCGCTCCATCGGTGCTTTCAATGAAGTGGTCGAACGCTTCCCGCAGTCGGAATATGTTGAAGACTCCAAGGCAAAGATCCGCTTTGCCCGCGACCAGCTCGCCGGTAAGGAAATGCAGGTTGGCCGTTACTATCTGGAGCGCAAGGACTACCTTGCTTCGATCAAGCGCTTCCGCGGCGTTGTCGAACAATATTCCAATACACGCCACATCGAAGAAGCGCTGGCCCGTCTGACAGAAGCCTATTATGCGCTTGGTCTGACCAGTGAAGCCCAGACAGCCGCTGCGGTGCTTGGACAGAATTATCCTGATAGCCAGTGGTACAAGGACAGCTACAAGCTGCTGCAGTCAGGTGGTCTGGAACCTCGCCAGAATGCTGGTTCATGGTTGTCACAGGCTGCCCAATCGATTGTTGGCGGCAAAAAAGATGGCGCATAA